From a region of the Dunckerocampus dactyliophorus isolate RoL2022-P2 chromosome 20, RoL_Ddac_1.1, whole genome shotgun sequence genome:
- the bop1 gene encoding ribosome biogenesis protein bop1 isoform X9: MIPLWKQKSAHGDQPMIWDYHVVLLHVCGESEPVVYDLDSVMPFPCSLELYAQHALRTDHSIKPVYHRKLRVVPADCFLLNFASDRSHMKNADGSWKMPPPSYPPISTADSHMNLDDFISMEPAVGWGNVFTLDHFLQRFVKDSSLR; the protein is encoded by the exons ATG ATTCCATTGTGGAAGCAGAAGTCTGCACATGGAGACCAGCCCATGATTTGG GATTATCACGTGGTTCTGCTTCACGTCTGTGGTGAGTCTGAGCCTGTGGTGTACGATTTGGACTCGGTGATGCCTTTTCCCTGCAGCCTGGAGCTGTACGCCCAGCACGCCCTACGCACAGACCACAGCATCAAGCCCGTGTACCACAG GAAGTTGCGTGTGGTCCCTGCCGACTGCTTCCTGTTGAACTTTGCCTCAGATCGTTCACACATGAAGAACGCCGACGGGTCCTGGAAGATGCCCCCCCCATCGTACCCCCCGATTTCTACTGCAG ACTCCCACATGAACCTGGATGACTTCATCAGCATGGAGCCTGCCGTGGGATGGGGGAACGTTTTCACCTTGGACCACTTCCTGCAGCGCTTCGTCAAAGACTCTTCTTTACGTTAG